A window from Camelus bactrianus isolate YW-2024 breed Bactrian camel chromosome 23, ASM4877302v1, whole genome shotgun sequence encodes these proteins:
- the LOC123618844 gene encoding large ribosomal subunit protein eL34-like yields the protein MVQCLTNHRRLSYNAASNKTRLSRTPGNRIVYLYTKKVGKASKSACGVCPGRRRGAHIVRPNVLTRWSKTRKHLSRACGGSTCAPRVCDRIKDAFLIDEQKVIVKVLKSRAQSQKAKFKNEAFLSNKKVKKRGKKETFSPWQRGGKGFHKTWGKQNQP from the coding sequence ATGGTCCAGTGTTTGACAAACCATCGTAGGCTGTCCTACAATGCAGCCTCTAACAAAACTAGGCTGTCCCGAACCCCTGGTAACAGAATTGTTTACCTTTATACCAAGAAAGTTGGGAAGGCATCAAAATCTGCATGTGGCGTGTGCCCAGGCCGACGTCGAGGAGCCCACATCGTGAGACCTAACGTTCTTACGCGATGGTCTAAAACAAGGAAGCACCTCAGCCGGGCTTGTGGTGGCTCCACGTGTGCTCCACGCGTCTGTGACAGGATCAAGGATGCTTTCCTTATTGACGAGCAGAAAGTCATTGTGAAAGTGTTGAAATCACGAGCACAGAGTCAGaaagctaaatttaaaaatgaagcttttttgagtaataaaaaagtgaaaaagagggggaaaaaagaaacatttagtcCTTGGCAGAGGGGTGGGAAAGGTTTCCACAAAACCTGGGGGAAGCAGAATCAGCCGTGa